In Thermosphaera sp., a genomic segment contains:
- a CDS encoding Na+/H+ antiporter subunit E, which yields MSKASLIIYGLLLSAVYVLFTGSYTLLEAVLAVFFGITVAGLFARELIHDPSKISLARFARALEYLILYFTIVEVKAHWSVIKLILNPSAKYKPAIVRVPYELKSDYSVFAVANSITNTPGTVVVDLDEEDKSFYVHWIDASSTIDEEARRMISLDFEKRVSKIFE from the coding sequence TTGAGTAAGGCCTCATTAATCATCTACGGTTTACTGCTCTCCGCAGTATACGTGTTGTTTACAGGGTCTTACACCCTGCTGGAAGCAGTACTAGCAGTGTTTTTCGGGATAACAGTAGCTGGCCTGTTCGCCAGGGAATTGATCCATGATCCTTCAAAGATAAGTCTTGCAAGGTTCGCGAGAGCGTTGGAGTATCTCATCCTGTATTTCACCATCGTTGAAGTCAAGGCTCACTGGAGCGTTATCAAACTGATTCTAAATCCGTCTGCAAAATATAAGCCCGCGATCGTAAGAGTGCCTTATGAATTGAAAAGCGATTACTCGGTCTTTGCCGTCGCCAACTCTATAACGAATACTCCAGGAACTGTTGTCGTAGACTTGGATGAGGAGGATAAGAGTTTTTACGTTCACTGGATAGATGCTTCCTCGACGATTGACGAAGAGGCGAGGAGGATGATCTCCTTGGACTTTGAGAAGCGTGTAAGCAAGATTTTCGAGTAG
- a CDS encoding sodium:proton antiporter, with product MIEELAWYYIGFTIVLTLAFSAYGVAVKPHIVKKMALFTILGDAVYALLVYLGFRLNATMPPVYPGGSLENPSFPEGSEIALFAHSSVDPVPQVLIVTAIVIGLAVFILMAVIAVKIASETGSLNLSKIERGGED from the coding sequence GTGATCGAAGAGCTCGCTTGGTATTATATTGGATTTACAATAGTGTTAACCCTTGCGTTTTCAGCATATGGAGTCGCGGTTAAGCCTCACATAGTTAAGAAGATGGCGCTGTTCACAATACTTGGAGACGCTGTCTACGCGCTCCTCGTATACTTAGGCTTCAGGTTGAATGCGACCATGCCTCCCGTCTACCCCGGTGGGAGTTTAGAGAATCCTTCATTTCCCGAGGGGAGTGAAATAGCATTGTTCGCACACTCAAGCGTTGACCCTGTTCCACAAGTATTGATAGTTACCGCCATAGTGATAGGTCTGGCGGTGTTTATACTAATGGCTGTGATCGCAGTTAAGATCGCCAGTGAGACGGGAAGTCTAAACCTCTCCAAGATTGAAAGAGGTGGCGAGGATTGA
- a CDS encoding Na(+)/H(+) antiporter subunit B, which produces MKRRLEILIPILLGTVLYVLLYSTGLLSISRSATTLALKYLEIVPNPFNQYTSLSYEVVTSVIWDHRGFDTFFETTVLFAAVVAAVGLLGGLQDKVVEKREMTLIPRVAARVLAPLTAVISISIAIHGHISPGGGFQGGVVFVVAPLMIMLALSGGMIQGMGLKSNRLMMARGLALVMIAATGLTPLIYGFTKSFNAYLFQNLAKPGSPFAYAGVLDLGFTRILLSGSLIVYNILEYIAVSAGFTLSLYLLTRFFEEGGEK; this is translated from the coding sequence TTGAAGAGGAGGCTTGAAATCCTTATTCCAATACTTCTTGGAACCGTACTCTACGTCTTACTATACTCTACGGGATTGCTCTCGATTTCGAGAAGCGCTACAACCCTGGCTTTGAAATACCTGGAGATCGTTCCCAACCCGTTTAATCAATACACTTCCCTCAGCTATGAAGTAGTTACCTCTGTGATCTGGGATCACAGAGGCTTTGATACTTTCTTTGAGACCACTGTGCTCTTCGCCGCCGTAGTGGCCGCGGTTGGCTTACTGGGCGGTCTCCAAGATAAGGTAGTGGAAAAGCGGGAGATGACGCTGATACCTAGAGTTGCTGCCAGAGTCCTTGCGCCTCTCACCGCGGTAATCTCGATCTCGATCGCGATTCACGGGCACATATCACCGGGAGGGGGCTTCCAAGGCGGCGTCGTGTTCGTAGTGGCCCCCCTCATGATCATGCTGGCGCTATCCGGCGGTATGATCCAGGGAATGGGGTTAAAGAGCAATCGATTAATGATGGCTAGAGGTTTAGCGTTAGTCATGATCGCGGCGACGGGGCTCACCCCACTGATCTATGGTTTCACGAAGTCTTTTAACGCATACTTGTTCCAGAACCTGGCGAAACCTGGATCGCCCTTCGCCTACGCGGGAGTATTGGACTTAGGGTTCACGCGAATATTGCTCTCCGGGAGTTTGATCGTATACAACATCCTCGAGTACATTGCTGTCTCGGCAGGGTTCACACTGTCCTTATATCTCCTCACTAGATTCTTCGAGGAGGGTGGTGAGAAGTGA
- a CDS encoding hydrogenase subunit MbhD domain-containing protein: MLILASIASTLALIATVIAVYSRDVAKTIIVAGIESVFYAIVLSVFLAPDLLIAYIAVGLGANTVILFYVLSKGERFEEEA, encoded by the coding sequence ATGCTCATACTTGCGTCCATAGCATCGACCCTCGCGCTAATAGCAACAGTAATAGCAGTCTACAGTAGGGATGTTGCAAAGACAATTATTGTTGCGGGAATAGAATCGGTTTTCTACGCAATAGTTTTATCAGTTTTCCTAGCTCCAGACCTCCTAATAGCTTACATTGCGGTGGGGCTGGGAGCTAACACTGTCATCTTATTCTACGTGCTCTCTAAGGGTGAGAGGTTTGAAGAGGAGGCTTGA
- the mnhG gene encoding monovalent cation/H(+) antiporter subunit G has protein sequence MIDALLFYLGVTLTIIGGVLDIIAAIGFFKFKDFYTRLHAATIGAIGGGFYPLIGLALVALGLDVDLQVKLSFAGVSLISAAIIAVGVPSGTHALARSSYKSGEAKPVVVEDKLERKEVVGK, from the coding sequence GTGATAGACGCCCTGTTGTTTTACCTAGGAGTTACCCTAACCATCATCGGTGGCGTGCTCGACATAATTGCAGCAATAGGATTCTTCAAGTTTAAAGACTTCTACACTAGACTGCACGCGGCGACCATAGGAGCCATAGGGGGAGGATTCTACCCTCTCATAGGCTTAGCGTTAGTTGCGCTGGGATTAGACGTTGATCTACAAGTCAAGTTATCATTCGCAGGCGTGAGTTTAATATCAGCGGCGATTATTGCAGTCGGCGTTCCATCCGGCACCCATGCACTAGCCAGGTCTTCGTACAAGTCTGGTGAAGCTAAACCGGTCGTAGTGGAGGATAAGCTCGAGAGAAAGGAGGTGGTTGGGAAGTGA
- a CDS encoding MrpF/PhaF family protein gives MSPIMLENLIPGLIALFTIAMIIYSIRVFTSKNIADATLAVDALTVDLLVILVLIAYYYRSTFLLIGVIPLATWIFILDLIVARYLEKGGGK, from the coding sequence GTGAGCCCCATCATGCTCGAGAATCTTATTCCAGGACTCATAGCCTTGTTTACGATAGCGATGATAATTTACTCCATCAGGGTCTTCACCTCGAAAAATATTGCTGACGCAACGCTAGCCGTTGACGCTTTAACAGTCGACCTATTAGTGATCTTAGTTCTCATAGCATATTACTATAGGTCAACATTCCTTCTCATAGGCGTCATACCTCTGGCCACATGGATTTTCATCTTAGACTTGATCGTTGCAAGGTACTTGGAGAAGGGTGGTGGGAAGTGA
- a CDS encoding 4Fe-4S binding protein — MVLSTIIKSLKYLTRKPYTRLVPERESPFKTKSLRGAHVLDMNKCTGCSMCQQVCPAACIDMVVVDGKWPQNPRSRFPRIDHSKCTFCALCVEYCPFGALSMTNVTGFELFTLDKAKTLKQPSDLAKPVGEPTVSKNDFMKPYPVGGESS; from the coding sequence ATGGTTCTCTCAACAATCATTAAATCCCTAAAGTACTTGACTCGTAAGCCCTATACTCGGCTTGTCCCTGAGAGGGAGAGCCCGTTTAAGACTAAATCTCTACGGGGAGCGCACGTCTTAGATATGAACAAGTGCACCGGGTGCTCTATGTGCCAGCAGGTTTGCCCCGCGGCTTGCATCGACATGGTGGTCGTCGATGGCAAGTGGCCTCAGAATCCAAGATCCAGATTCCCCAGGATAGATCACAGTAAATGTACTTTCTGCGCGCTGTGTGTAGAATATTGTCCCTTTGGAGCATTGTCGATGACGAATGTAACCGGGTTCGAGTTATTTACTCTGGATAAGGCTAAGACCTTGAAGCAACCCTCCGACCTCGCCAAACCCGTTGGGGAGCCAACAGTCAGCAAGAACGACTTCATGAAGCCATATCCCGTTGGAGGTGAGTCCTCGTGA
- a CDS encoding NADH dehydrogenase subunit D: protein MEDIGMGDSGKYTSVYFGPQHPGVPGNIAFKLLLDGDRVVKAEAVPGFLHRGFEKMMENRTWEMNVTLSYRFCVEDPDHLEVAYALSVERIFKAEIPENAKWMRVIQCELGRIASHLFWGHFMGGSVGLRTPAYWAVTAREEILKWFARISGHRVYHNLSVPGGVRFKPPEGFKDDVLKLVDYIEEVARDFEKALIGNKIFRARTKDIGRLTSKEALELGVTGPSLRGAGLAYDLRRSAPYLAYDRVKFNIPTGESGDAFDRSLVRLREVSESLKIVKQAVEELRLDNPFRVKVPLSAPVGEGVARVESARGEYMIHVISNGGRKPYRVRLRSMSMPLLTTAVNRILEKEEVTIADFPVILASLDPCPPDLDR, encoded by the coding sequence ATGGAGGATATAGGTATGGGAGATAGCGGCAAATACACTAGTGTCTACTTCGGCCCCCAGCACCCGGGCGTCCCCGGGAATATAGCATTTAAACTCCTGCTCGACGGAGACAGGGTGGTGAAGGCTGAAGCTGTACCAGGATTCCTGCACAGAGGATTCGAGAAAATGATGGAGAACAGGACCTGGGAGATGAACGTTACTTTAAGCTACAGGTTCTGCGTAGAAGACCCCGATCACTTGGAGGTAGCCTACGCGCTCAGCGTTGAAAGGATATTCAAGGCTGAGATACCTGAAAATGCTAAGTGGATGCGAGTGATACAGTGCGAACTGGGAAGAATAGCCTCGCACTTGTTCTGGGGTCACTTCATGGGCGGTAGTGTAGGGCTGAGGACCCCTGCTTACTGGGCTGTCACAGCTAGGGAAGAAATCCTGAAGTGGTTTGCAAGGATCTCCGGCCATAGGGTCTACCACAACTTGAGCGTCCCCGGAGGAGTAAGGTTTAAGCCTCCCGAGGGCTTTAAGGATGACGTCCTTAAACTTGTAGACTACATCGAAGAGGTTGCACGGGATTTTGAGAAAGCACTAATCGGTAATAAAATATTCCGCGCTCGCACCAAGGATATCGGCAGGCTCACCTCTAAGGAGGCCTTAGAGTTAGGAGTTACGGGTCCAAGCCTGAGGGGCGCTGGGCTCGCCTACGACCTAAGGAGGAGCGCGCCCTATCTAGCATACGATAGGGTGAAATTCAACATTCCGACCGGCGAATCCGGCGACGCCTTCGACAGGTCCCTAGTCCGCCTAAGAGAAGTCTCAGAGAGTTTGAAGATAGTTAAACAAGCTGTTGAAGAATTGCGCCTTGACAACCCATTCCGCGTTAAAGTACCGTTGTCAGCCCCAGTGGGAGAGGGGGTTGCAAGAGTGGAAAGCGCGAGAGGGGAGTACATGATTCATGTGATCAGCAATGGAGGGAGAAAACCATACAGGGTTAGGCTCAGAAGCATGTCGATGCCGTTATTGACTACTGCTGTGAACAGAATACTTGAAAAAGAGGAGGTGACTATTGCTGACTTCCCGGTCATCCTGGCATCCTTGGATCCATGCCCACCCGATTTAGACAGGTGA
- the nuoB gene encoding NADH-quinone oxidoreductase subunit NuoB, with amino-acid sequence MVALDKISQWARSRSLWMIHYCSACGAVEFPPLVMSPVDWERYGYMPAPTPRQSDLYVGMGYLTKKTVKLFLNMYMQVPEPKLVAAGCNCTATGGLYWDSYATYKRLDDFVEVEGWVPGCMPMPDDYLSLLKHLRTKLSSTPLEKHLSRVKPDAFDKIKYYEELERRFKDEYEQSLKASKPLSNYEFKPTFPECFETDEQLKICKTSTEASVIRDSIARLKQDGYVLLVNIDAVDYPDKGVIELYYILENPGNGWQKWVKTFVDRFNPIIDSIHDIHPLAFFIEKEVHEMMGVRFNGHPDLSKWILKDNWEGPPPLRKDVDTVSFVVKTMYGGYRYGR; translated from the coding sequence ATGGTAGCTCTCGATAAAATCTCGCAGTGGGCCAGGAGCAGGAGCTTATGGATGATACATTACTGCTCAGCCTGTGGTGCCGTAGAGTTCCCGCCGCTCGTCATGTCGCCCGTCGACTGGGAGAGATACGGCTACATGCCCGCTCCAACCCCCAGGCAAAGCGACCTATACGTTGGAATGGGGTATTTAACTAAGAAGACGGTGAAGCTGTTTCTCAACATGTATATGCAAGTCCCTGAACCCAAGCTCGTGGCAGCGGGATGCAACTGCACTGCAACCGGGGGTTTATACTGGGATAGTTATGCAACCTACAAGAGGTTGGATGATTTCGTCGAGGTAGAGGGTTGGGTACCTGGCTGCATGCCCATGCCTGACGACTACCTCAGCCTGCTGAAACACCTGAGGACTAAGCTGTCGAGTACCCCCCTTGAGAAGCATTTATCCAGGGTTAAGCCGGATGCTTTCGATAAAATCAAGTACTACGAGGAGCTGGAGAGAAGGTTCAAGGATGAATATGAGCAATCCCTTAAAGCCTCGAAACCCTTGAGTAACTACGAGTTTAAGCCGACATTTCCAGAGTGCTTTGAGACTGACGAGCAATTGAAGATCTGCAAGACAAGCACTGAGGCATCAGTAATCAGAGATTCGATCGCTAGGCTGAAGCAGGATGGCTACGTTCTGCTCGTAAACATAGATGCCGTCGACTATCCGGATAAAGGTGTGATAGAGCTATACTACATCCTGGAAAACCCGGGCAACGGGTGGCAAAAATGGGTCAAAACATTCGTAGACCGCTTCAACCCCATCATCGACAGTATTCACGATATTCACCCTCTAGCATTCTTCATTGAGAAAGAAGTCCACGAGATGATGGGAGTAAGGTTCAACGGACACCCCGATCTATCCAAGTGGATTCTAAAGGATAACTGGGAGGGCCCCCCGCCGCTTAGGAAGGATGTAGACACCGTTTCCTTCGTGGTGAAAACAATGTATGGAGGATATAGGTATGGGAGATAG
- a CDS encoding proton-conducting transporter membrane subunit, producing the protein MGHEFLTALTPYLLATGAFIIVFMKALKLPRPLAQAVSLVLLSSSFFTALLIHFETVKNKVLIYTIGGFPPPIGISYVVDAFSSTLAVLVSAIFLAFFPLTRVFRIGVDEYFLALYLGLESGLLGIVLTGDLFNMFVMMEVMLVSAYGLIAMSRTGRAFIAVFKYIVVAGAGGLIFFAGVVLVYFATGTLNIGHLAAVFNGVETGYSGYSLNPSLAITGFFIILFWGLVIDEALVPLHFWLPGAYSSAHPVVSSLLAGASEGVAYYALMRIFYTVSNGFPEPVSNALKTLGILTILVGGLGMVYSKRLGEIVSYSVILDSGYVAVALSLGPLGVSVAYFYIAAHMIVKPLLFLLAGWAREEAGDDKLESLQGVFRSSRILQVGLLTSASAVIGIPPTILFAAKLQLYMGLLNTVVYNPVDALALVTALAGSGLALASFLKVIATTMLTPRSATVRGPGRVLKAYVLVLAGLTVILGLAYPLVQAGIVEPASSMLIDARDAYVESVLQALFKG; encoded by the coding sequence ATGGGACACGAGTTTTTAACAGCTTTAACCCCGTACTTGCTTGCGACTGGAGCCTTCATAATCGTTTTTATGAAGGCTTTAAAACTTCCGAGACCACTGGCTCAAGCCGTTTCACTCGTGCTCCTGTCTTCATCCTTCTTCACGGCACTGCTAATTCACTTTGAAACTGTTAAAAACAAGGTGTTGATTTACACGATAGGCGGGTTCCCACCCCCTATTGGAATATCCTATGTTGTAGACGCCTTCTCCTCTACTCTCGCCGTGCTGGTTTCAGCGATTTTTCTCGCGTTTTTCCCTCTAACACGTGTCTTCAGGATCGGGGTTGATGAGTATTTCCTCGCACTCTACCTCGGGCTTGAGTCAGGGCTCCTCGGGATAGTTTTAACGGGAGACCTCTTCAACATGTTCGTCATGATGGAGGTAATGCTGGTTTCAGCATACGGGTTAATAGCGATGTCTAGGACGGGGAGGGCTTTTATTGCAGTGTTCAAGTACATTGTCGTCGCTGGAGCTGGAGGTTTGATCTTCTTCGCCGGGGTAGTCCTAGTGTATTTTGCTACAGGGACTCTCAACATTGGCCACTTGGCTGCGGTTTTCAACGGGGTAGAAACAGGGTACAGTGGCTACTCGCTAAACCCCTCGTTAGCGATCACGGGTTTCTTCATCATCCTCTTCTGGGGCCTCGTGATAGATGAAGCCCTAGTCCCCCTCCACTTCTGGCTTCCAGGAGCTTACTCGTCGGCACACCCAGTGGTGTCGTCGCTACTGGCCGGGGCATCCGAGGGAGTCGCGTACTACGCCTTAATGAGAATATTCTACACTGTATCAAACGGCTTCCCAGAACCAGTTTCAAACGCTTTGAAGACGCTGGGGATTCTCACGATACTGGTTGGAGGCTTGGGAATGGTTTACTCTAAGAGGCTTGGAGAAATAGTTTCCTATAGTGTCATTCTCGACTCGGGCTACGTAGCAGTCGCACTGTCCCTCGGACCCCTTGGAGTATCGGTTGCCTATTTCTACATAGCAGCCCACATGATCGTTAAACCACTGTTATTCCTCCTGGCAGGATGGGCTAGGGAGGAGGCGGGAGACGACAAGCTTGAGAGCCTTCAAGGAGTCTTCAGGTCGTCTAGAATACTTCAAGTAGGACTTTTAACCAGCGCCTCCGCTGTGATAGGCATCCCGCCTACAATTCTCTTCGCCGCCAAACTACAGCTTTATATGGGTTTATTGAACACTGTAGTCTATAACCCGGTGGATGCGCTAGCCCTCGTTACCGCTCTCGCCGGCTCGGGGCTAGCACTCGCTTCCTTCTTAAAGGTGATAGCTACCACAATGCTGACGCCCCGGTCAGCAACGGTGAGGGGGCCGGGTAGAGTTCTCAAAGCATACGTGCTTGTTCTAGCTGGGTTGACCGTGATCCTGGGACTGGCTTACCCGCTTGTTCAAGCCGGGATTGTGGAGCCTGCTTCAAGCATGCTCATCGATGCGAGAGATGCCTACGTTGAAAGCGTGCTTCAAGCTTTGTTTAAAGGGTGA
- a CDS encoding 50S ribosomal protein L40e → MPINDPELLRIVQARVLNKTVCRKCGALNPPGATKCRRCKSKGTLRPKKAVRTATKAA, encoded by the coding sequence ATGCCGATAAACGACCCAGAATTATTGAGAATAGTGCAGGCCCGGGTGTTGAATAAAACGGTATGTAGAAAATGCGGAGCCCTAAACCCGCCCGGAGCAACAAAGTGCAGGAGATGCAAGTCGAAAGGCACTTTAAGGCCGAAGAAAGCCGTGAGGACTGCGACCAAGGCAGCCTAA
- a CDS encoding nucleotidyltransferase codes for MRFRAEKLAEVLKKLIEEGVEFIVIGDTVVQLELGREVLEGDVDLFVENPSPLTEQDFYNGLAEKHSWEVALTELGTPKIIAHVDGESVEIELYENFMDVEIPQELLESAVEISLGDIRVRALRPEHYFVLKARQGVDLDKLRRYLKELGGKGFSKKLVEDALRLFPEYEDKSMRERLRSIGLTI; via the coding sequence ATGAGATTCAGAGCGGAAAAGCTCGCCGAGGTTTTGAAAAAACTCATCGAAGAAGGCGTGGAGTTCATAGTAATAGGTGACACGGTGGTGCAGCTGGAGCTGGGTCGTGAAGTGTTGGAGGGAGATGTAGACTTGTTCGTCGAGAACCCCAGTCCCTTGACAGAGCAGGACTTCTACAACGGGCTAGCTGAGAAACATTCGTGGGAGGTAGCGCTAACCGAGCTCGGAACCCCTAAGATCATTGCACACGTTGACGGAGAGAGCGTGGAGATAGAGCTCTACGAGAACTTCATGGATGTCGAAATCCCCCAAGAACTGTTGGAATCCGCGGTCGAGATAAGCCTTGGAGACATCAGGGTAAGAGCCCTCCGCCCCGAACACTACTTCGTGTTGAAAGCTAGGCAGGGCGTAGACCTCGATAAGCTTAGAAGATACCTCAAGGAGCTGGGCGGAAAAGGGTTCAGCAAGAAGCTCGTTGAAGATGCTCTAAGATTATTCCCCGAATACGAGGACAAGTCGATGAGAGAGAGGCTCAGGAGCATAGGACTAACAATCTAA
- a CDS encoding endonuclease V yields MLFSYERAVRAQRILGERVLREVDSFPRIDFSTVRYVGGFDSSFKNGLQVAVGVVYDVLNDEVVEERVVVKKPVIPYIPGLLAFRELPGYLSVYTGLSLKPDVLIADGHGLTHPRGFGIATHLGVVLGKPSIGVAKKPLHGEVDGGNYIIAHGKRAGRVIVRGHRKIYVSIGYNISLESAVELVERLLKPGKTLPEPLYYADKISKSYNLSLQNQ; encoded by the coding sequence GTGCTGTTCAGCTACGAGAGAGCTGTGAGAGCTCAGCGAATCCTCGGCGAGAGGGTCTTGCGCGAGGTCGACAGTTTTCCGAGAATCGATTTCTCCACTGTAAGGTACGTAGGCGGCTTCGACTCCTCGTTCAAGAATGGACTGCAGGTCGCCGTTGGAGTCGTATACGATGTCTTGAATGATGAAGTAGTCGAGGAGAGAGTTGTTGTCAAGAAACCCGTAATCCCATATATCCCGGGGCTTCTCGCGTTCAGAGAGCTCCCGGGCTACTTATCGGTCTACACGGGTCTAAGCTTGAAGCCGGACGTTCTCATAGCCGATGGTCACGGCTTAACGCATCCCAGGGGCTTCGGCATAGCAACTCATTTAGGCGTAGTCCTGGGGAAGCCGAGCATAGGTGTTGCAAAAAAGCCCTTGCACGGAGAGGTGGATGGTGGGAACTATATCATCGCACACGGCAAGCGGGCGGGAAGAGTGATCGTGAGAGGACATCGGAAGATATACGTGAGCATAGGATACAATATAAGCCTGGAATCAGCCGTGGAGCTAGTTGAAAGACTCTTAAAACCCGGCAAGACCTTGCCTGAACCACTCTACTACGCGGACAAAATATCCAAGAGCTATAATTTAAGCCTGCAAAACCAATAA
- a CDS encoding aldehyde ferredoxin oxidoreductase family protein codes for MFGNWGKIIRVDMSSKEIKIESWGEDIARKWLGSRGLGIYLMLKEVDPRVEPLSPENKLIIAAGPLTGTSAPTASRYNVITKSPLTGYITYSNSGGYWAAELKKAGYDAVVVEGASEQPMYLYINDDHVELKSASSIWGLKMSETEARIREELKTPDAKVLGIGPAGEKLVRFASIMNDVHRAAGRAGVGAVMGSKKLKAIAVKGTKTIPVADREKFMLVVREKVDKIRKDPVGGGGLPRYGTSVLVNIINENGLYPYKNFQYLQYEHAYEQSGEALAKKYLVRNKPCYACPIACGRVVKLPTVGVSEGPEYESIWAFGSNLGINDLATIVEANHMADEYGFDTISLGGTLATLMELYEKKLVPESDLGDFPPPRFGNTEVLHYYIEKIAERKGIGDKLAEGGYRLAKMYNGEQYFMGVKKLELPAYDPRGAEGHGLGYATNNRGGCHIKNYMISPEILGYPKKMDPHDVSDEKVKMLITFQHITALIDAAGVCLFSTFGLWADDYRDLLNAAMGWNLSTEEYLKIGERIWNAERLFNLKAGLNPLEEDTLPKRFLEEPAPNGPNKGRTVRLREMLPRYYALRGWTPDGRIPESKLRELDLIDFI; via the coding sequence TTGTTCGGGAACTGGGGTAAAATAATAAGGGTTGACATGTCTTCTAAAGAGATCAAAATAGAATCATGGGGCGAGGATATCGCTCGAAAGTGGCTAGGGAGCAGGGGCCTAGGGATTTATTTGATGTTGAAAGAAGTGGATCCGAGAGTCGAACCCCTATCCCCTGAGAACAAGCTAATAATTGCCGCGGGACCGTTAACAGGCACTTCGGCGCCGACAGCGTCTAGATACAACGTTATCACGAAGAGCCCTCTCACTGGGTACATTACTTACTCTAACTCCGGCGGTTACTGGGCGGCCGAGTTGAAGAAGGCGGGCTATGATGCCGTCGTGGTTGAGGGTGCATCAGAGCAACCAATGTACTTGTATATCAATGACGACCATGTGGAGTTGAAGAGCGCCTCTTCAATCTGGGGCTTGAAGATGTCGGAGACTGAGGCGAGGATTAGGGAAGAACTGAAAACGCCAGACGCGAAAGTCCTGGGCATAGGACCTGCTGGGGAGAAACTCGTGAGGTTCGCCTCGATAATGAACGATGTCCACAGGGCTGCTGGACGAGCTGGCGTGGGAGCCGTCATGGGCTCTAAGAAGTTGAAAGCGATCGCCGTGAAGGGAACGAAGACCATTCCAGTGGCGGACCGTGAAAAGTTCATGCTAGTCGTTAGAGAGAAGGTTGATAAGATACGTAAGGATCCGGTGGGCGGTGGCGGCCTCCCGAGATATGGGACGTCAGTGCTGGTTAACATAATTAATGAGAACGGTTTATACCCGTACAAGAACTTCCAATACTTGCAGTACGAGCACGCTTACGAGCAGAGCGGTGAGGCGTTAGCGAAGAAGTATCTAGTTCGCAATAAACCATGCTACGCCTGCCCAATAGCGTGTGGAAGAGTGGTGAAACTGCCCACCGTAGGGGTCTCGGAGGGGCCGGAGTATGAGAGCATATGGGCGTTTGGATCAAACCTCGGAATCAACGACCTCGCCACAATAGTTGAGGCAAACCACATGGCGGACGAGTATGGGTTTGACACGATCTCCCTGGGCGGCACTCTAGCCACTCTCATGGAGCTCTACGAGAAGAAGCTCGTACCCGAGAGCGACCTAGGGGACTTCCCTCCGCCGAGGTTCGGGAACACCGAGGTATTGCACTACTATATCGAGAAAATAGCTGAGAGAAAAGGGATCGGGGACAAGCTCGCTGAGGGAGGTTACAGGCTTGCTAAGATGTACAATGGAGAGCAGTATTTCATGGGCGTGAAAAAGCTTGAACTACCGGCATACGATCCGAGAGGAGCTGAGGGGCATGGCCTGGGATACGCTACAAACAACAGGGGTGGATGCCACATTAAAAACTACATGATCTCGCCGGAGATACTGGGGTATCCGAAGAAGATGGACCCCCACGACGTCTCCGATGAGAAGGTGAAAATGCTGATAACATTCCAGCACATCACCGCGTTAATAGACGCCGCCGGAGTGTGCCTGTTCTCGACCTTCGGCTTGTGGGCAGATGACTACAGGGACCTCTTGAACGCCGCCATGGGCTGGAACCTATCTACTGAGGAGTATTTGAAGATCGGAGAGAGGATTTGGAACGCTGAGAGGTTATTCAACCTGAAGGCAGGGCTCAACCCGTTAGAGGAGGACACGTTGCCGAAGAGGTTCCTAGAGGAGCCCGCGCCTAATGGGCCGAATAAAGGCAGGACTGTAAGACTGAGAGAAATGCTACCTAGATACTATGCGTTGCGCGGCTGGACTCCTGATGGCAGGATCCCCGAGAGCAAGTTAAGAGAATTAGACCTCATAGACTTTATTTAA
- a CDS encoding MoaD family protein, which yields MAIEIRLFATLIDFAKTRRLVLDLDESTIEDLLNILDAKFPGFKAELEPGYIILVNGFNIEHLNGLKTKVKNGDVVSIFPPSGGG from the coding sequence TTGGCGATAGAAATCCGGTTGTTCGCGACGCTAATAGACTTCGCTAAAACGAGGAGGCTTGTTTTAGATCTCGATGAGTCTACAATAGAGGATTTACTAAATATTCTGGACGCCAAGTTTCCAGGGTTTAAAGCGGAGCTCGAGCCAGGATATATTATATTGGTCAACGGTTTCAACATAGAGCATCTTAATGGATTGAAGACCAAAGTGAAGAACGGCGACGTGGTCTCGATATTCCCGCCATCGGGCGGAGGTTAG